In Aulosira sp. FACHB-615, the DNA window GAAATTCCTGGTTCTAAAAGTATTACTAATCGGGCGTTACTTGTTGCTGCTTTGGCACAAGGCGACTCAATTTTAGAAAATGCCTTATTTAGTGAAGACAGTGAATATTTTGCCAAATGTGTCGAAAATTTGGGCATTCCCATCACCTTAAATCCTGAATTAGCACAGATGCAGGTGTTAGGGAAAGGTGGGGAAATTCCCGCAACCCAGGCGGATTTATTTGTCGGTTTAGCAGGTACAGCCGCACGGTTTATATCAGCTTTGGTGGTACTCGGTAACGGAGAATATCGCTTAGATGGTGTACCCAGAATGCGGGAAAGGCCAATGGGCGATATGTTGACAGTGTTCCAAGCAGGCGGAACAATTGTTAACTTTGAGGGCAACGCTGGTTATATGCCCTACACTATTTACGGTCAGCAATTTGCTGGTGGACATATTCGCATCAAAGCCAATCAAACTAGTCAGCAACTTTCAGCTTTGCTGATGATTGCGCCTTATGCTCAACAAGACACAATTATTGAAGTGGAAGGCACATTAGTTTCCCAATCTTACGTAAAAATGACTTGTCGCCTCATGTCAGATTTTGGCGTAGGGGTGAATCAAGTTGGCGACAATCAATTTCATATCAAAGCGGGACAGCGTTACCAACCGCGACATTACACCATAGAACCGGATGCTTCTAATGCGTCTTACTTTTTTGCTGCGGCTGCTGTGACTGGTGGACGGGTGCGAGTTAAGTATTTAACCAAGCAATCTTATCAAGGTGATATTCTGTGGCTGAATGTGCTGGAACAGATGGGTTGTCAAGTGCGTGAGGCTGATGACTATATCGAAGTGACTGGGCCAGAACAATTACAGGGTATCGATATTGATATGAA includes these proteins:
- the aroA gene encoding 3-phosphoshikimate 1-carboxyvinyltransferase, whose translation is MDTIAIPALDRPVDATVEIPGSKSITNRALLVAALAQGDSILENALFSEDSEYFAKCVENLGIPITLNPELAQMQVLGKGGEIPATQADLFVGLAGTAARFISALVVLGNGEYRLDGVPRMRERPMGDMLTVFQAGGTIVNFEGNAGYMPYTIYGQQFAGGHIRIKANQTSQQLSALLMIAPYAQQDTIIEVEGTLVSQSYVKMTCRLMSDFGVGVNQVGDNQFHIKAGQRYQPRHYTIEPDASNASYFFAAAAVTGGRVRVKYLTKQSYQGDILWLNVLEQMGCQVREADDYIEVTGPEQLQGIDIDMNDISDLVQTLGAIAPFANSPVTIRNVEHIRYKETERIRAVVTELRRLGVKVEEFPDGLKVEPSPITPAAIETYHDHRMAMAFAVTGLKVPGIIIQDPGCTAKTFPDYFTRFFKMIEQ